DNA sequence from the Brachybacterium avium genome:
ACGGCTCGATCTCCTCGGCCACGGCCTGGTCCAGGGAGATGGATTCACGGGAGACGACGCCGAGCAGGCGGCACATGGGCAGGACCAGCTTTCATGGAGAAGCGGAAGTGGAGGGGCGCAGACGCGCCGTGACGGGCGCGGTTCAGCTCGCCGCGGCGCGGGCCTTCATCCGCGCATCGAGCGAGAGCGCGATGCGGGTGAGCAGGAGGTTGATGACGATGTAGATGACAGAGACGACGAGATAGGTCTGCACCAGGTAACGGGTGATGGAGACCAGCGTCTTGCCCTGGAACTGCAGCTCGTTGTAGCTGACCACATAGCCGAGGGTGGAGTCCTTCAACAGGGTGACCAGGGCGAGGATCAGGCTGGGCAGCACCAGACGCACCGCCTGCGGCAGCACCACGTACACCAGCGAGTCGCGGCGGCTGAGGCCGATCGCGTCGGCGGCCTCGTGCTGACCGATGTCGACGGCCCTGATGCCGGCGCGGAACACCTCGGCAGTGGTCGCGCTGGAGACCAGGATCATCGGGATCACCAGCATCCAGAATCGCGGGAAGGTGACGCCGAAGGCCGGCAGCGCCAGCAGGA
Encoded proteins:
- a CDS encoding amino acid ABC transporter permease; this encodes MSATAGSSTATQVLFDAPGPKGRRRILLLSILSVVLIAALLAGALWQFHANGQLDPNKWVVYLRADYLAFLGHGLWGTLKVTALAAVIAFPFGLLLALARLSRFLLLRSVAVTWIEFFRGIPMLLVVYAFLLALPAFGVTFPRFWMLVIPMILVSSATTAEVFRAGIRAVDIGQHEAADAIGLSRRDSLVYVVLPQAVRLVLPSLILALVTLLKDSTLGYVVSYNELQFQGKTLVSITRYLVQTYLVVSVIYIVINLLLTRIALSLDARMKARAAAS